ATCTTCAACAGTCCATTCCCAGAGATGAGTTTCCCTTCACTGACTTTTGCGGAGTTCATATTTCAACACCTGGATGAACACAAGGACAAGACATTGATGGTAAGTACAttattcattacatttttaccagcgAAATTTCGAAAATTCTATATTCTATAAAGCAGAAACATGTATGAGGAGATATGGAATATCCCTTTTTTCCCGTACAACTGCATGctggtggctccctttattcgtgaccaatCAAGCGTATCCCTTATCGAAAGCGTATTGTCCCCTATGAAACACGCGAACACGGGTAAATCGGGTATAGCAAAATATATCGTCGTCAATTCTGATTATACAAAACTACTTGATGTACGATTGTTGCATTCTCTTTACTAAACTGTATGCCTTCATTGTAGGTAGACTATACTACAGGTCAAGAGTTCAAGTCATGCCGGATAAAGGAGTTGTCTGTCCGTGTTGCAAGCGGTTTAACACGTCTAGGACTCCGGAAAGGTGACACCGTTCTGATCATATGTACCAATTCGCCTCTGTTTACAGTTTTCACCCTCGCTTGTGCCGCTCTTGGACTGGTATTGACGACTGCGAACCCCGCTTATACACCAGGTTGGTAGACTCTGACAAAATTCACCTATACACCAGGTTGGTAGACTCTGACAAAATTCACCTATACACCAGGTTGGTAGACTCTGACAAAATTGACCTATACACCAGGTAGGTAGACTCTGACAAAATTCACTTATACACCAGGTAGGTAGACTCTGACAAAATTCACTTATACACCAGGTGGGTATAGTCTCTGGCAAAATTAATTTGTACACCAGGTGGGTAAAGACTCTGACAAAATTCACTTATACACCAGGTGGGTATAGTCTCTGACAAAATTCACTTATACGCCAGGTGGGTATAGTCTCTGGCAAAATTAATTTATACACCAGATGGGTAAAGACTCTGACAAAATTCACTTATACACCAGGTGGGTATAGTCTCTGACAAAATTCACTTATACACCAGGTTGGGTATAGTCTCTGACAAAATTCACTTATACACCAGGTGGGTAAAGACTCCGACAAAATTCACTTATACACCAGGTGGGTATAGCCTCTGACAAAATTCACTTATACACCAGGTGGGTATAGACTCTGTCAAAATTCACTTATACACCAGGTGGGTATAGCCTCTGACAAAATTCACTTATACACCAGGTGGATAGACTCTGACAAACTTCACCTACACACCAGGTGGGTATAGTCTCtgacaaaattaaattatacacCAGGTGGGTATAGACTCTGACAAAATTCACTTATACACCAGGTGGGTATAGACTCtggcaaaattaaattatacacCAGGTAGGTATAGACTCTGACAAAATTCACTTATACACCAGATGGGTATAGAGTCTGACCAAAATTCACTTATACACCAGGTGGGTATAGACTCTCACTTATACACCAGGTGGATATAGACTCTGACAAAATTCACTTATACACCAGGTGGGTATAGACTCTGACCAAAATTCACTTATACACCAGGTGGGTATAGACTCTGACAAAATTCACTTATACACCAGGTGGGTATAGACTCTGACAAAATTCACTTATACACCAGGTGGGTATAGACTCTGACAAAATTCACTTATACACCAGATGGGTATAGACTCTGACAAAATTCACTTGTGGACTGAGAGCACTTAGAGCGTACAAATCTTAAGGattaactttgatatatattttcatgcCATGAATCATAACAAAAACGGATTGTACTCTCAAATGTTTATGTTATGGCTCcacaacataaaatacattgtgtattctatacaatctttatataattgaaTTTACTATACACAACCCCTGTGAAAATCTACTTGCATTGGTAGGCTCTTTTCTCATAGAATTTACTACGCTGTAGTGTCAGCCATTCAAAAACGACTTTAAAAAAGCTACGTCATTTTTTACATTGTGtgttaaaacataaaatattacgCCAATggaaatgcttgttacaagttAATTTACTGGGTAATTACAGCTTGTATTCATCTGGACAAAAGGGCAAATGTTCCTAACAAAGCTTAAATAGCTTAAATTTTGTGCCAGAATAAACTagtgtacatgtttattttctattttgttttcatcttaTTGTTCAATCCGAACTTTTATCAtgttttttgttgaaaatgGTAAAGTGGGAATTAAACCCAGGTCATCATTGTGGAAGCCTTTATCGACTCTACCACTAATGAGATTGTTGTTTATTATTACACTATTACTTACATCCTTCATTTGTTTTTGATATctaaatttttaacaaaatgttgatatcaagcatgttatttatttatttttgtatttctttttatttaatgaATGAATCCTtgaccaaaacaaaaaaaatgtttagaaaagTAAAATTATAACACAGAAACTGTCCTCGCGCAATTATAATTTACAatatgacattgttataatatgaCAAATTTATAATATGACATTGTTTTGATATGACATTGCTATAATAAGACATGAGATGTGTATTTCACTGACTCACCAGTACAAACATAGTGGGAACCGCATCACACTATTCGAAAAAATCGTCGTGGTAAGTCAAAAGCTTTCTGgatataattaatgatattgCTATGCATAATTGATGAAAATAGTTAGTTTCCAATGTACAATCACGGGTTTGCTTTAAATTGCAGGCGAGTTAACAAGACAGCTAATACATTCAAGGACGAAAGCTATAGCCGCAATGCCCGAGTTTTTACCTTCTGTCAGACAATCAGTCAACTCGTCCGAGGAAGTAACTGGTgaaattaaagtaatttttATCCTTGCtttatattatttcaaagaTTGTTCGATAGTCAATAGCGTCAACAGGGCACAATCTGGGTAAATCTGtttgaaattaatatataactgtataatttCTAGGTCATAGATAGAGGGAAACATGAATATCATTTGGGTATAATTTCTAGGTCATAGATAGAGGGAAACATGAGTATCATTTGGGTATAATTTCTAGGCCATAGATAGAGGGAACATGAGAACCATTTGGGTATAATTTCTAGGTCATAGATAGAGGGAAACATGAGTATCATTTCGGTATAATTTCTAGGTCATAGATAGAGGGAAACATGAGAATCATTTAGGTACAATTTCTAGGCCATAGATAGAGGGAAACATGAGAATCATTTGGGTATAATTTCTAGGTCATAGATAGAGGGAAACATGAGTATCATTTGGGTATAATTTCTAGGTCATAGATAGAGGGAAACATGAGTATCATTTGGGTACAAAATACCGCAACAGAATCATTTGTATACGTTACAGATAACACATACACTAGAGAAtaaattgtgtttatttcttaTTATAGATTTAAAATCAACACAGCGATATTCCCTCGTGTAACAAATACCGCAATTCAAAAGAATATAGAACATCAATGGTTGACTCCAACCTTCTACTGAATTTCAATTTTCGCATCAAGAACTGTCTGCATCCTCGATACTTCAGGGACTGCGTTACTGTTTGTTCATTTGAGAGAAAGAACATGAACGTAATCTCAGGAGTATACAGGATAACGTACATGTATCTCTTCAAAACCATCAAAAATTCAATAGGAAGCATCATCTTCTCTGCACTTTACAATGTAGACGGGTTTAGACTGATTTCAATTTTGAGCTTCTCTTCCTTCTGTCTAATGTTCAAATAGTGGTGTATTAGCATTGGCGGGCCAGCAGATGGGTGTGTACCGTTTCATGTTCTACAAGAGGATGATGGGAAGGCGTTTCCGGTAAACTTAGACATACATCCAGATAAGGACATTCTCTTCTTGCCTTACTCCAGTGGAACCACGGGGCTACCCAAGGGCGTCATGCTCACTCATCAAACCGTCATCACTAACTTACTGCAATTAATCAAGTAATGTAACATTTTCTCTCTTTAATCCAACGTACAAAATGTACTGCATTCCAGACCTTTCTAAATATGCTTCTGTTTCAAGTAATTTTAGCGTTCAAAAAGCTGTAATAGGGTTGGAATCTCTAAATTTTGATGGGGAaatgaacatttaaaaatacTAATGAAATGCTTTTTACTaatatatcaattttgtttCGGTTCTTCACCATTATTTCCAAAATAAGCAGTGTTAAAAGGAAAAGGACCAGGAGCTTTCCTTCTGCGTAGTTTGGACGATTGCAACGAtggcaaaatatgaacacaaAATCAACGGTTCTATTTCCTTAAATACCACTCTTTgagaaatataacaaattaaaaCGAGTTATGAACAACATGTACAAaatctgtattttatatacatgtacaatttttatTTACGCTCTGTTTGCAGCGGTCCTATGGCCCTTGATTCAGACCGGGAATGTTTACTTGGTCTAATTCCGTTCTACCATATATACGGCCTGAGTATTATACAGTTCGGATCCGTTTGTCTTGGGACCAAACTCGTCACACTTCCTAGCTTGGATCCCCAGACCTTGTTAGGAGCAATTCAGAAACATAAGGTGACATTTCATTCTATTATCATTACAAGAAAGACGCAAGATTATGTAGTTTCCGTTATTCCTATATTACCACTgaaattgtgtatgtttttatcaaaatattttcgtTCTTTTAGAAATAATGGGTTCGGGtttcataaaaatatgtttataatgtttAATAACACAATGTAGCAATGTAAACGGAATATGTAATTGTGCTACGgaattgtgtatatatatgatctTGAAAggattttcatttcatatatatgatGATAGGAGCCACTGATGGAATATTAGTGACGGCTTTGAGAATTACCTGGTTGGGTTTTGCATTGGTTAACGTCCTGTCAAATGCTATATTCATTTAAGGACCGTTTTCCCATGATATCGGAGAGATATGCGTGTATTTTTGGGAGGAAAATCTCATGTAATACACTGTTGTTTACGTAGAACAATATGATGTAAATTTTGACTACAAATGGCAATTCTAGATTTTTGTGTCGTCACAAGTTAATTACGTCATAAAATGGTAATAAAATGATTTACGTTATACAAGCTACAACGAATCACATTACCAATAGAG
This genomic stretch from Pecten maximus chromosome 13, xPecMax1.1, whole genome shotgun sequence harbors:
- the LOC117340546 gene encoding probable 4-coumarate--CoA ligase 1 gives rise to the protein MLYKADRAMGYDSISRGMSMGQRSLIERSQGEIIFNSPFPEMSFPSLTFAEFIFQHLDEHKDKTLMVDYTTGQEFKSCRIKELSVRVASGLTRLGLRKGDTVLIICTNSPLFTVFTLACAALGLWCISIGGPADGCVPFHVLQEDDGKAFPVNLDIHPDKDILFLPYSSGTTGLPKGVMLTHQTVITNLLQLINGPMALDSDRECLLGLIPFYHIYGLSIIQFGSVCLGTKLVTLPSLDPQTLLGAIQKHKVSYMHLTPPVVLFLAKSPLVQDYDVTSVKRILCVYGMTEASPATHHDVAPPRVGTVGQLMPNTRSKVISVESGECLGPGEKGEILIKGPQLMKGYLNNQSATYDTIRDGWLHTGDIGHYDDDGYLTVSDRLKELIKCRGFQVIHLLEGLDGINFVV